The nucleotide sequence TCAGCTCCAGGGAGAGACGCTCTCTCTCCCTACTTTTCCGACGCCATTCCTCCTCGAGCTCGTTCACCCTGCGGTAAAGGGGCAGGAGCTTCTCCACCTCGTTCAGGGCCTCGATCTCCTTTTTCAGGGCCTCCATTTCCGGTGTCCGTCTTTCGAGTTCCCGGAGCCTGAGGGCGATCTCCCGCCTCTCCTCGAAGATCCTGGCCACCCGCTGGGCCTCCTCGAGAGTCCTCTCCAGGGCCTCCCGACGCCTCCGGGTCTCCCGGAGTTCCCTCCGGACACGCTCCAGGGTTTCGGTTTCGGTCCGGAGGTGCTCGCGGAGGGCCTCTCTTTCCTCGAACCCCGAGGAGGTCAGAAGGGCCTTCCGGCGTTCCTCCAGGTTTGACCATCTCTGTCGGGCTTCGGCCTCCATGGTCTTGAGGATCTCCTCCAGGGCGGCAAAACGCTCGGTCTGGAACACGGTCCGGAGGAGTCTTTCCCGTTCCTCGCCCCGGGCCAGCAGCAACTCCCGGAATTTCCCCTGCGGTATGAGGAGAACGCGTCGGAACTCCCGGGCCGAAAACCCGAGAAGCTCCCGCACCCGGGCGGTGACCTCGCTGGTCTTCTGGGTGGAAAGCCGTCCCTCCTCCCAGAGGGCGGCCTCTTTCTGAAGGCCCCGGGGGGTTTCCCGGAAGACTCTCACCACCCGGTGTCGTCTCCCCCGCACGCCGAATTCGAACTCCACCGTGGTCGGAAGGGATCGGGGGGCCCGGATGTTGCGGAGATCCCGATCCCGTTTTTCCTCCAGGCTGGCCTCGCCGTACAGGGCAAAGGTGATGGCGTCAAACAGGGTGCTTTTCCCGGCCCCGGTGGGTCCGGAGATGAGAAAGAGCCCGAATCTATCAAAGACCCGGAAGTCCACCTCGACGGGGTTCAGGTAGGGACCGAAGGCCTGCAGGCGAAGTCGCAGGGGGCGCATCGCCCCTTCATGATAAACCCCCGGAGACCCCGAGGGAAGCCTCCGGGGGTGACGGGGCCCAGGCTCTTACTTAACCTTGCCCAGGATGGGTTTCGGGGTCCGGTCGGTGCTCGGCGGAAGGATGGGCAGGGTGATTTCGGGCTGCTTTCCGGTGAGACTCCTCAGAAAAGCGGTGATCTTCTTCACCTCCGCGGGGGAGAGCTCCGCGCCGAGCTGGGCCGTGCCCATTATGGCCACGGCGTCCTCAAGGCGCCACACCTTTCCGGAGTGAAAGTAGGGGTAGGTAAGGGCCACATTACGCAGGGAGGGCACCTTGAAGACATACTCGTCCGAGGCGGTCTTGGTCACCGCGAAGCGGCCCTTGTCTCCCGGGGGAAGGATGTCCGCTCCGGGACGCTCCACCACCCCGAAGGGGGCGTACATGCCACCGCCCACATTCACCCCGTTGTGACAGTTGGCGCAGCCCTTTTCCATGAAAAGACGCAGGCCTTCTTTTTCCTCCGGGTTGAGGGCGGAGAGGTCCCCCTTAAGAAACCGGTCGAAGGGGGCATCGGGGGTGAGAAGGGTGGCCTCGAAGGCCTCGATGGCCTTGGCCACATTGTCGAAGGTCACGGGGTCCTTCTCACCGGGGAAGGCCCGGCGAAACATCTCCACATACTCGGGGATGGACTTGAGGGTGGCCACCACCCGTTCCGGGGTGTTGCTCATCTCCACCGAGGCCTGCACCGGCCCCTTGGCCTGTTCCTCGAGATCCCTGGCCCGTCCGTCCCAGAACTGGGCGGTGTTGAAGACGGCGTTCAGTACCGTGGGGGCGTTTCGGGGACCCCGCTGCCACATGTGTCCGGTGGAGGTCTCCTGGATGTCCACCCCAGCCAGGGAGAGATTGTGGCAGGTGTTGCAGCTTATGAGGTGCGAGGCGGAAAGGCGGGGATCGAAGTAGAGCATCTTCCCGAGCTCGATCTTGGCGGGGGTAAGGGGATTGTTCCGCAAAGCCGGGGGTTTGTCCGGAAGAGGCTTGAAGTACTGCCGGGCCTCCGCGAGAAGCTCCTGATCCCCGGCCCGCGCTCCCGAAAACCCCAGTCCCAATACCACCAGTAAAAGTCCAATTACACTTAGAAACCTGTACATCTTCCCCATAACCATCCTCCTTCTTAGATTTTAAAGGAAGGGGGCCTTCGGCCCCCGGGGTTTTAATCCACCAGTTCGGCCTTCCAGGTCTCGTAAACCTTCCCGGCCAGCTCCGCTCCGGGCTTGAGGGTGGGCTTTCCGGGCTCCCAGTGAGCCGGACAGACCTCGGCCCCGCCGGTCTCCCGCACATGCTGGAAGGCGCGAATGCGCCGGATGAGCTCGTCCACATTCCGCCCCACCGGAGCGTTGAGGATGTCCATGAACTGGATCACGCCGTCGGGATCGATGAGGAAGGTGCCCCGCAGGTTGAGCCCCTGCTTCTCGTCGTAAACCCCGTAGAGCTGCCCGATCTTTCCGGCGGGATCGGAAACCAGCGGGAAGGGCACCCCGCCCTCCACCATCTTGGAGAGTTCGGTTTCCTGCCAGACCTTGTGTACAAAAGGCGTGTCGATGCTAATCCCCAGCACCTCCACGCCCATGTCCTGAAGGTCTTTGTACTTCTTGGCGATGGCCACCAGCTCCGTGGGACACACGAAGGTGAAGTCCGCCGGATAGAAGACCAGCAGGACCCACTTGCCCTTGCAATCCGAAAGCTTAAGGGTTTTGATGGTTCCGTCCGCATAGGCCTGAGCCTCAAAATCCGGCGCCATCAGTCCCGGTCTAATGCACATAATTACACCTCCTTTTATAGATTTGTTTGCTTTTTTACTTAGAACAATTTTTAGAAAAAGTCAAGTCTAGAATACCCACCTCCATCTCCTGTTATTCGAGAAGATAAGCACGGCCCGCGTCATCGGTAACCCCTCGGGAAAATGGGATCCGATCCTATTTTTAGAAGTTGACCCCGGAGTAAAGGGGGGGTTAAATGAAAAGATACAAGCTTGATCGATGGGGGTTTTACATGGATGGTCTTACCGTGGGACCGGATAGATTGGTAACCCTGGTTTATCACCTTGAGATCGAAGGGGAGGAGGCCCCGGAATGGTTCAGAAGGCCCATGGAGGCCTCTTTCATTTACGGGCGTGAGCCGGTGCTGCCCCTTCTCGAGCGGGCCATCGAGGGGGCCCGGGAAAACGACGAAATCGTAATTACCATCCCTCCGGAGCAGGCTTACGGGCCGCATCGGGCGCATCTGGTGAAGGAAATCCCCCTCTCCCGTCTAAAACATCCCGAACGGGTTAAGCCCGGAGCCTATTACGAAGAGGTGGGGCCCTTCGGACAGAAGACCTTTTTCAAGGTCCTTGAGGTAAACGGCGATCGGGTCAAGGCCGACTTCAACCATCCCGCGGCCGGAAAAAATGTGCTCATGAGGGTGCGCATCGAGGCCGTGCGGGAGGCCACGGCTCAGGAGATCCTGGCCGCGGAGATCCGGCGCTGCGGCGGAGGCTGAGCCTAACCCGTGGAGGGGGTCCCCCTCCTACACATCCGGAATCTGTCGCTGGGCCTGGGGGAAAAAGGTCCCCTGCTGGTGGACGGCGTGGACATCTCCGTCCACCGGGGGGAGGTGTTCGGTCTGGTGGGGGAAAGCGGCTGCGGGAAGACCCTGACCGGCCTTGCCTGTCTGGCGCTCTTTCCCCCTCAGGTAAGACCCCGAAGGGGGGAGGTTCTCCTGGCCGGAAACGACCTCCTCAGCGTCTCCGAGGAGGAACGAAGACGCGTGCGGGGGCGTCGGGTGGCCCTCATCTTCCAGGAACCCCTCACCGCCCTCAACCCCGTCTTCACCGTGGGCTACCAGGTGGAGGAAGTCCTGCGTCTCCACCGTGGACTTACGGGAAGGGAGGCCCGCCGGGAGGCCGCCCAGCTCTTTGCCGAAGTGGGGCTCCCCGATCCGGAGACCCGCCTCAGGAACTACCCCCACGAACTTTCCGGGGGAATGCGTCAGCGGGTCATGATTGCCATGGCGCTGGCCGGCAATCCCGACCTCCTGGTGGCTGACGAACCCACCACGGCCCTGGATGTGACCGTGCAGGCCCAGATCCTGGACCTTTTCCTGGAATTGAGGGAACGCCGGAACCTGGCCCTTCTCTTCATCTCCCACGACCTTGCGGTCATCCGGGAGGTGGCCGACCGGGTGGCGGTCATGTACGCCGGAGAGGTGGTGGAGGTAGCCCCGCGGGAGGATCTTTTCGCGGAGCCCCTGCATCCC is from Thermosulfurimonas sp. F29 and encodes:
- a CDS encoding ABC transporter ATP-binding protein, whose translation is MEGVPLLHIRNLSLGLGEKGPLLVDGVDISVHRGEVFGLVGESGCGKTLTGLACLALFPPQVRPRRGEVLLAGNDLLSVSEEERRRVRGRRVALIFQEPLTALNPVFTVGYQVEEVLRLHRGLTGREARREAAQLFAEVGLPDPETRLRNYPHELSGGMRQRVMIAMALAGNPDLLVADEPTTALDVTVQAQILDLFLELRERRNLALLFISHDLAVIREVADRVAVMYAGEVVEVAPREDLFAEPLHPYTRALLEAFPRLGIRRLKGLPGQVPPPGRWPPGCRFAPRCPERLPDCAGIHPELKESSPNRWVRCLKR
- a CDS encoding peptidylprolyl isomerase — its product is MKRYKLDRWGFYMDGLTVGPDRLVTLVYHLEIEGEEAPEWFRRPMEASFIYGREPVLPLLERAIEGARENDEIVITIPPEQAYGPHRAHLVKEIPLSRLKHPERVKPGAYYEEVGPFGQKTFFKVLEVNGDRVKADFNHPAAGKNVLMRVRIEAVREATAQEILAAEIRRCGGG
- a CDS encoding cytochrome-c peroxidase, translating into MYRFLSVIGLLLVVLGLGFSGARAGDQELLAEARQYFKPLPDKPPALRNNPLTPAKIELGKMLYFDPRLSASHLISCNTCHNLSLAGVDIQETSTGHMWQRGPRNAPTVLNAVFNTAQFWDGRARDLEEQAKGPVQASVEMSNTPERVVATLKSIPEYVEMFRRAFPGEKDPVTFDNVAKAIEAFEATLLTPDAPFDRFLKGDLSALNPEEKEGLRLFMEKGCANCHNGVNVGGGMYAPFGVVERPGADILPPGDKGRFAVTKTASDEYVFKVPSLRNVALTYPYFHSGKVWRLEDAVAIMGTAQLGAELSPAEVKKITAFLRSLTGKQPEITLPILPPSTDRTPKPILGKVK
- the prxU gene encoding thioredoxin-dependent peroxiredoxin (Most members of this family contain a selenocysteine.) is translated as MVLSKKANKSIKGGVIMCIRPGLMAPDFEAQAYADGTIKTLKLSDCKGKWVLLVFYPADFTFVCPTELVAIAKKYKDLQDMGVEVLGISIDTPFVHKVWQETELSKMVEGGVPFPLVSDPAGKIGQLYGVYDEKQGLNLRGTFLIDPDGVIQFMDILNAPVGRNVDELIRRIRAFQHVRETGGAEVCPAHWEPGKPTLKPGAELAGKVYETWKAELVD